The region CAGGCTCGGGTCGCCCAGGGAGGCGACCACATAGGGGATAAACGCCTTGTGTGCGCCGATGGAGATCAGCAGGGGCAGGACGGCGGCCACCAGGCCCACAGCCAGCCAGCCGACATACTTATACAGGGTGAGCATGACCGTGGTCAGCCCCTTGCCGATGGTTAGGCCGATGGGGCCCAGGACCAGCAGGGTCAGGGGGAACACGATGATGAAGCACACCATGGGGACAAAGAACACCCGAATGGGCTTGGGCGTGATCTTGGTGACGTACTTTTCCACAAAGTACAGCGCGGTCACCGCCAGAATGGCCGGGAACACTTGATAGGCGTAGTTCACGTTCTGGAGGGTGAGGCCAAACAGGGTGGGCGCAGGATCGGAAGCCAGCAGAGCCGCGGTTTTGGGAAGCACCAGAGCGCCCACGGTGGCCACCGCGATCAGCCGGTTGCAGTTAATCTTGCTGGACATGGTGACGGCCACCAGCACAGGCAGGAAGTACAGGGGCGCGTCCGCCACGTTGATCAGAACCTGATACAGGACGCCTTTGCTGTCCATGATCCCGACCAGGGCAAACAGGGACAGGAACGCCTTCAGGATACCGCCGCCCGCGATGGCGGGAACCAACGGCTGGAAGATACCCACCATGAGGTCCAGAACAGTGGCGCCGATATCCCGCTTTCCCTGGGCGACAGGGGCCGGAGTCCCGCCGGTAAAGGTGCCCAGCTTAAGGACCTCGTCGTAGACCTCGATGACATCGTTGCCGATGACCACCTGACACTGATTGCCGCTGCCCACGACCCCCATGACCCCGGGGACCTTTTTCAGTCCAGCCTGATCCACTTTGCCGGGGTCCACGATGGAAAACCGCAGGCGGGTGGAGCAGTGTTCAAAGTGGGATACATTTTTGTCCCCGCCCACCAGCCGGAGGACTTCCTTCGCAATATTTGCGTAGTTTTTTGCCATGTGAATATCTCCTCTCCAGAATGTAAATTTACTTTTTATAAATGAAATTTTACAATATAGATTGTAAATTAACATCACGGAAATTGCAAGCGTTTTTTTAGGATTCTCAGAACTTTGGAGAGGTATACAATTTTGACAGAGGCAAATTGTATATTTTTGCTACGCATTGTAAATTTACATTCCGGCCCTGCTGTGGTATGATAGAGAAGACAAGGAGGCGAGTTTATGGCCCAGAGAAAAGACGTGTCCATCCAGATGATCGCCCAGTGGTGCGGTGTTTCCACGGCCACGGTGTCACGGGTGCTGAACAGCGACCCCAAAGTGGCGGAGACCACCCGGCAGATGGTGCTGTCGGCGCTGGAGGAGAGCGGATACCGTCCGCCGTCTCCCTCCGCCGCCGGGATAAAAAAAGTGGGCGTCGTGGTCGACACCCAAATCAACGACTATTACCGGGCTCTGCTGATTCAGCTCCACGACACCCTGGCGGAGCTTGGCATCCAGACCATCAGCGCCAGCCTGGGCTACCGGAAGGAGGCCCTGCCGGATATCCTGCGGACCATCTACGACTGCAATGTCTGCGGCGTGATCCTCGTCACCTGCGGTTATCTCGCCGTCCGGAATATCCTGGACCCCCGTCTGCCCCATGTGTGGATCGACTGCACCGATCCCCCCGAGCAGACCGCCGGTATCTGCCAGGTCCAGAGCGACCAGCGCGTGTCCGGCGTCCTGGCCGCCCAGGAGCTCTATCGGAAAGGAAGCCGTAAGCCCATCCTGCTGGGGAGCAACCTGATCTCCCACCGGATGCGGGAGCGGTTTGAGAGCTTCCGGGGGGAGTACCGCAGGCACGGGATCGAGTTGGGAGAGGACCGAATCATCCGCACGCCCAGGGTCCGGGAGGTTTTAGACGAAAGCAAGCAAGCCATCCGCTACCTGATCAGCACTGACTATGAGTTTGACGGGGTCTTCGCTATCAGCGACTGGAGAGCCTTGGGGGCATATCTGGCCTTGGCCGAACTGGGCATCCGGGTGCCTGAGGAGGTCCGAATTATCGGTTATGACGGAGTATCCGTGGCAAGCCGGACGATTTTGAATATTACCTCCATCCAGCAGAATATCGGAGAGATTGCCCGCAACGCCTGTGATCTGCTCCTCCGGCAGATGGAGCGCAAGCCAGTTGAATACAAGCGGATTATCGTCCCCACCAGCATCCTGGCCGGGCAGACCTTGTAATAATAGAAGTAAAGATGAAAAGTTAAAGTCCAAATCTCACAATCCTCCTTGACAGCATCTCTATAAGCTTACTCTTGTTATGGTTGCTGAGGAGGCCATAGCGGCGTAAAATCCGAAACAAATGGAATAAAAACTTGTCTTTGATATCTAAATATAGTATACTTTAACAAATTGTTAATGACGAATACGGTGTATATCAAAACTAGGAGTATATTATGGATAAGAAGATGAAGAAATCATATAATGACGTAGAAGCAGTAGATATACTACATCAGGTTTCGAATTTTTATATCTCTACAAAAGTGCCTCATGATTATGGAACAGGCGAAGCCTATACTTCAGTAGAGGTACACACGTTAAAGCATATTGCTGATCATCATGGAATTACAGTAACTGAACTGGCAAGAGATTATGGAAAGACCAAGGGGGCAGTTTCTCAAATCCTGAAAAAAGTGGAAAGTAAAGGCTTAATATACAGGGAAGTGGACTCTGAAAATGACAATCGATTTCACCTGTTCTTAACTGAAAAGGGAAAGGAACTGAATGAAGCCCACCGCAAATATGATGAGATAGGATTTGGAGAGTCTATGGATATTGTTAGGGAACATTTTTCTGAGGATGAGATAAATACCACTTTCAGCGTACTTGAAGCATGGTTGGATATAAGACGCAAGGTTCAAGATAACAGAAACGCAAGAAAAAAGGCAAAAAAGAGATAAGTAAATAGTAAAATATCCATATAATATATATTCGTTAAGACGATTGAGGAGTCACAACAAATGTTGTGGCTCCTTTGCTGTATCAGAAATAGTCTAATTAGATGATACTGAATAGTTTTGGATATATTGTACAAAAAATAAATGCAATATTCGTGCATATAGACAAAGTGTATAAATGGTATTGACAACAAATTATAATTAGTTTAGAATCTAAACATAAGGTATACATACTAAACTATAGGTTAAGAATATAAACAAAATAGTTTGGTTTTGTATATCTGATTTAAACAACCCGGTACCGCGGTGGTTTGGGAAACTAAAAGACAGGAGAGATAAAATGAATAATGCTATAGCTGTGATGATAACGCTGCTGTACATAGTCATAGTTGCAACATTGGTGATTAAAAAGTATAATTCAGTATTTGTATTCCTGGTATCAGGCATGGTAATCCTGCTAATATTCGCAATCATTGGCGGCAATTCAATAATGGATGATAAAACGACTGGTAATGCTGTCATAGATGTGTTCGCTTATGCAGCCAACGCATTTAAATCTAATGCATCCGGTGTTGGACTGACTTTGATGATGGTAACTGGATATGCTGTTTACATGTCACACATAGGGGCATCCACAAAACTAGCATATCTTGCAACTAAACCATTATCAAAAATCAAAAATCCATATATTGTTTTAAGCATGCTTTTTGTTATTGGTACATTACTGAAAATGGTCATTACAAGTCATGCTGGCCTGGCTATGCTTTTGATGGCCATTGCCTTCCCTATACTTACATCCTTGGGAATAAGTAAACTAAGTGCCGCTACTGTAATGATAATGTGTGGCTTTGTTGACTGGGGACCAAATGATTCAAGCGCAATATTTGCGGCAGAGAATGTAGTTGGTATGCCTATGATGGATTATTTCCTTACTTATCAAGGGAAAACCGCATCTATACTTATTATAATCTGTGCGGTCTTTCTACCTATATATCTGAGACATATGGATAAGAAGGATGTATCAGATGGGATTTCCGTTTCAAAGGCGGATATGCCTCATGACGTCAGCTGTCCTGCGTACTATGCAATACTTCCCATTGTACCCCTGGTTTTGATTACAGTATTCAGTTTTATACCATCCATTAATCTTGATGTGGTTACAGCAAACTTGCTTGGACTGTTTTTCGTATTTATTCTGGAATTAGTAAGACGAAGAGATAGAAAAGAAGTAACGAGTGATTTTAGTGTTGTGATGAAAGCAATGGGAAATTCATTTGCAAATGTTGTGAGTATCCTGATTGGTGCGGCTGTATTTGCTGAAGCCATCAAAATGTTAGGTGGCATTACAATCATAAGCAACACTTTAGCGGCTGTTAAGAGTGCTCCCATTATTACCATGGCATTAATGTCAATGATAACATTCTTTGCAGGCATGCTTCTTGGTTCAGGTAATGCTTCATGGTATGCTTTTGGTCCGCTAGTACCGGATGTGACAGCTCAGATGGGAGTATCCACTGCTACAATCGCTCTTCCGATGCAGTTATCATCTGGTATCGGACGCTGTATGTCACCCGTTGCAGGTGTTGTAATTGCCATATCAGGTATGGCTGAACTGGATATTATGGATATTGTAAAAAGATGTTCTATTCCCGCAGTTGTAATGTATATATGTAATCTGGTTGTATCATACTCAGTTGTCTAAAATACATGAAAATATGTTATTATTCAAAGAAGAAAAGGAGAGTCCACTATGAGTAAAACAATATATGATTTTGATAAAGGCGTAGAGAGAAGAGGAACTGATGCAAAGAAATACGATCCTTCACTTTGCCCAGAAGATGTACTTCCATTCTGGATAGCAGATACAGATTTCCCAAGCCCGGTAGAGGTGACAGAGGCACTGATGGAGCGTGTAAAGATGAATCATTACGGCTATCCATATATTGATTCTGATTTTGAAAAAAGTATTGCCAGGTGGTACAAAGTAAGACATAATACAGTACTGAATCCAGAATATATTGATTTTTCCCCTTGTGTAATACCGGCTATGATATGGTTTACAGAAGAATTCTCAAGTATTGGTGATAAAATACTTTTACAGACGCCGGTTTATCCGCCTTTCCACGATTTGGTGAAAAATAACGGACGTCAACTGATTTATAATGAGATGGACCTGGTAGAGGGACGGTATGAAATCAACTTTGGGGATTTGGAAAGAAAATTAGCAGACCCTAAAGTGAAAATTCTTTTTATCTGTAATCCCCAGAACCCAACTGGTAGATGCTTTACTAAGGAAGAACTGGTAAGGATGGGAGAATTATGTATACGAAACAATGTAATGATTGGAGTTGATGAGATCCATGCTGACATTATTTTTGACGGGCATAAATTCGTTCCGTTTTGCGGTATCTCTGAGGAGTTCGCCAATCATTCTGTAACTTTTATCAATCCTGCTAAAACATTTAACGTGGCTGGTTTCCGCACAGCTGCGTGGTTTACACATAACAAAGAGATTTACCGCAGAATGATGAACCAACAGACTTATAAAAAAGGTATGGGACGAAATATATTTGGAAATGTAGCATTGATGGCATGTTACAATCACGGTGATGACTATGCAGACCAGTGCGTCGCTTACCTAAATGAGACAAAGAACCAGGCAGTTACATACATAAATGAGAATATCCCTAAAATTCAAGCAATTAATCCAGAGGCAACCTTTATGATTTGGATGGATTGTCGCGGACTTGGTTTCAAGACACAGAAAGAACTAAAGGACTTTATGTTTAAAGATGCCAGAGTATTATTAAACGATGGGACTACCTTTGGAGAAAAGGAAGGAACTGGATTTATGCGATTCAACTTTGCAGCGCCCAGAGCAGTAGTCATGGAGGGGTTAAAGAGAATCAAGGAAGCGGCTGACAGGCTGTAAAATTGAGAGCAGGTGTCATAATGAGAGATGATTTATTCCAGAAAGTGCTGGCCAAAACAGCATTAGCTATTCTGACTGATGACTCGGACAATATCATTTGGGAGACAGACAAAAGTCCGGTCTCAGGGATGTATCGCGCATACTTTAAGAACAAATTTTCTGAGTCAAAGGATATGATTCTATATGCCAGTCAAGCAGGTATTGCGATGGGAATTATGGCAGGACAGATACCAATCAGAGAATGCCATGCGGTAAAAGTGTCTGAAGGTGGATTGAGGTTATTAAAGGAAGAAGGAGTTAAATCTGCCTACGAAGAAATAATTCCTCTAATAAAATCATCCAAGGATGATAATATAATTTGTCCTATTGAGCAATTCCTATATGAACATGAAGAAAGACAGGAGCAATGGAGATTTCTTGAAGCGCGATTTAAAGGTAGAAATTAATCCAGAAGCCTGGAAAGATAACAGCATATTTAAAGAGAATGACAACAGGCAAAGGTATGGATAAGATGAAACGCTATGCGACCATTTTGCCTTGATTTTACGTTGTTGCCCGCGGCTGGACATGCAACCTCAAAAGAATGTTGTGCAAATCATATAAAATGCTTGAAAAATTCTGAAAAATTTAGTAAAATATACGCATAGGCTTAAATTTAATGAACAGGAGGGAAGTTTATGAACGTATATGGAACTGAACAAATCCGCAACGTTGTATTACTTGGACATGGAGGCGCTGGTAAGACAACAGTTGCGGAAGCATTGGCGCTGCTGACTGGTGTTACAAAACGTATGGGCAAGGTGCCGGACGGAAACACCATCAGCGATTATGACAAGGAAGAAATCAAGAGACAGTTTTCTATCTCCACCACCCTGATTCCGCTGGAATATGAGGGAGAGGACGGGCCAATTAAGATTAACCTTCTGGATACGCCGGGATTTTTTGATTTTGTAGGAGAGGTTGAGGAGGCAATCAGTGTTGCCGATGCGGCCATTATCGTTGTCAACTGTAAGGCAGGTATTGAGCCTGGTACAGAGAGGGCATGGGAGATGTGCGAGAAGTACAACCTGCCCAGGCTGATTTTCGTCACTAATATGGACGATGACCATGCCAGCTATCGTGAGCTTGTGGTTAAGCTGGAGACAAAGTTCGGACGTAAGATTGCTCCGTTCCAGCTGCCAATCCGTGAGAATGAAAAGTTCGTAGGTTTCGTCAATGTGGTAAAGATGGGCGGACGCCGTTTCACTAATTTAAGTGATTATGAAGAGTGTGAGATTCCGGATTATGTCCAGAAAAACCTGACCATTGCCAGGGATGCCCTCATTGAAGCCGTTGCCGAGACCAGTGAAGAATATATGGAGCGTTATTTCCTTGGAGAAGAGTTTACCCAGGAAGAGATTTCCACCGCTCTGAGGACCCATGTTATTGAAGGGGACATCGTTCCTGTCATGATGGGTTCCGGCATTAACTGCCAGGGCTTTAAGGTTCTGCTGCAGGCCATTGACAAATACTTCCCGTCACCTGATCATTTTGAGTGTATCGGCGTGGATGTTTCCACAGGCGAGCGCTTTACCGCCAAATACAACGACGATGTGTCCCTGTCCGCCAGAGTGTTCAAGACCATCGTGGACCCATTCATCGGCAAGTATTCACTGATGAAGATTTGTACAGGTACCCTTAAAGGCGATACGATTGTGTATAATGTAAATAAGGATACGGAGGAAAAGATTGGCAAGCTCTATATCCTGCGGGGCAAGGACCAGATTGAGGTGCAGGAGCTGAGGGCAGGCGACATCGGAGCCGTTGCAAAGCTGACCGTGACCCAGACCGGCGATACCATGGCTGTGCGCACGGCACCCATTGTATACCATAAGCCGCAGACCTCCACACCATACACATACATGGCATATAAGGCTGCGAACAAGGGTGAGGATGACAAGGTATCCACGGCTCTGGCTAAGATGATGGAGGAAGACTTAACCCTTAAGGTTGTCAACGACGCTGAGAACCGTCAGGCCCTGTTATACGGCATAGGCGATCAGCAGTTGGATGTGGTAATCAGCAAGCTGCAGAGCCGCTATAAGGTTGACGTGACCTTAAGCCCGCCTAAGTTTGCATTCCGCGAGACCCTGCGCAAGAAAGTAAAGGTTCAGGGCAAGCATAAGAAACAATCCGGCGGACACGGACAGTATGGCGATGTCATTATGGAGTTTGAGCCATCCGGCGATTTGGAGACACCGTACGTATTTGAGGAAAAGATATTCGGCGGTTCCGTACCCAGGAACTACTTCCCGGCTGTTGAGAAGGGACTGCAGGAATGCGTATTAAAGGGACCGCTGGCGGGTTATCCGGTTGTGGGCTTAAAGGCCACTCTTCTGGATGGCTCCTATCACCCGGTGGATTCCTCGGAGATGGCATTTAAGATGGCCACCATTCTTGCATTTAAGCAGGGCTTCATGGAAGCAAATCCAGTACTCCTTGAACCCATTGCCTCCCTTAAGGTTACTGTTCCGGATAAGTTTACAGGCGACGTCATGGGCGATTTAAACCGCAGAAGAGGACGCGTGCTGGGCATGAATTCCAATCACAACGGAAAGCAGGTCATTGAGGCGGATATTCCTATGTCTGAGCTCTTTGGATATAATACGGACCTACGCTCCATGACAGGCGGCCTGGGCGATTATTCCTATGAATTCAGCCGCTATGAGCAGGCTCCCGGCGATGTACAGAAACGTGAGATAGAAGCAAGGGCTGCAGCCAAGGACGGCGAATAAAAGTAAATGCCACAGCTGCCCGGAGTAAGTTTGGGCAGCTGTTTTTCCATGCATGTTTTCCGGAATATGTGGCAAATTAAATATTATATCAAAAAGTCATTTTAATGTTGCAAATATCACAGAAAAACAGGAATACTTATGATATAGTAATGACATCAAAGGAAATGATTCAAAACAAAGATAAATGATATGATAATTAAGGAGGAAATGATAATGAAAAAATATGTATGTGATCCATGTGGATGGATATATGACCCTGAGGCAGGCGATCCGGACGGCGGAATCGAGCCGGGAACCGCATTTGAGGATATTCCGGATGATTGGGTATGTCCTATCTGCGGAGTCGGAAAAGATATGTTCTCTGTTGTTGAAGAATAAGATGTGCGCTGGCGCCTCTTCCCGGATAAAACCCGGGAATAGGCGCCTTTTTATTTGATTTTCCCCTTGTACATAATCTGGAAAGAGTTTACAATAAAGAGAGAGCTTTCAAATATAGTAAAGAGGATTTTTTGAGATGGAAGAACAGCAAAACTCATTTAAGGATACATTCCTGGCAGCTGTTTTGGACCAAATGGACACCAATTTCTATATAACGGATGTAGAAACGGATGAAATCCTTTATATGAATAAAACCATGAAGGAAACCTTCGGGCTTACAAGGCCGGAAGGCTGTGTCTGTTGGCAGGTGCTGCAAAAGGATATGAAGGAACGGTGCCCTTACTGTAAAATCAGGCAGATGGAACAGATGGAGGGCAATAAAATCTGTGTCTGGCGCGAGACCAATTCTGTGACCGGCAAAAAATACAGGAATTATGACAGCCTGATTCAGTGGAGGGGGAAGATATACCACATTCAGAATTCCGTGGACATGACGGAATATGACAAGATTTCGGAGACGGCCCGCACCGATGAGCTGACACGCATGCTAAACCGCCGGGGAGGCAGTGAACGCCTTATGCGGGCCCTGGAGCAGGGGAGCCGTGAGAACCAGGTGGTGACCGTGGTACTGTATGATATCAACGAGCTGAAATCGGTCAATGACCGGTATGGACACAGCGAGGGGGACAGGCTTCTTCAGTACGTGGCAGCCATAGCCAAGGAGTGCCTTGGAAGGCTGGACTTCATGTACCGTCTCAGCGGTGATGAGTTCGTCATGGTATTTTATGGGCGGGACATGAAAGCGGCAGACGAAAGCATGAAGCGTCTCTTGACCAGGGCAGGACAGGAACGGAAACGCCAGCTCCAGGAATATGACGTCTCCTTCAGCTATGGAATCGCAGAGGTCTGTCCTGGGGATATGGGCTCGGTGGAGGACATCATATCCCGGGCAGACGAGCAGATGTATATACAGAAGAGAGGATATCACATAGAGCGTGCCAAGCGCAGGCTTGGGGAGAAACATGAGGACGGGGATGCCCCCTTTTATTATGACGGCGGAAGCCTCTATGAAGCGCTGTCTGCCAGCACGGACGACTATATCTTTGTGGGAAATATGAAGACCGGGGTATTTTGTTATCCCCAGGCCATGGTGGAGGAATTCGGCCTGCCGGGCCAGGTGGTCAGGGAGGCAGCCGCATTTTGGGGGCAGCTGATTCATCCCCATGATGAGGCCTATTTTCTGGAGAGCAATCAGAGTATAGCAGACGGAAGAGAAGAGTATCACAACATAGAGTACCGGGCCAGGAACGTGAGAGGGGAGTGGACATGGCTGCGGTGCAGGGGAAAGATGCTCAGGGATAAGGACGGGCAGCCTAAGCTGTTTGCCGGCATGATCAGCAATCTGGGCAAAAAGAACCAGATTGACCATATGACCGGCCTTTACAACAAATATGAATTTGAGGAAAATATAAAGAAATACCTGGCAGACCGCAAATGCATGGACACCATCGGCCTTATGGTGCTGGACATGGATTCCTTTAAAAATATCAATGCTCTGTATGACCGGTCTTTCGGGGACGAGGTCCTGCGGATTACGGCCCAGAAGGTGGCATCCATGCTTCCGCCCAATGCCATGCTCTACCGGCTGGATGGGGATGAATTCGGCATCCTCCTCCTGGGCGGAGACGCAAAAGAGGCGGCCCATCTATTTGACAAGCTGCAGCAGAACTTCTGCAAACAGCAGGAATACGGAGGAAAGAAATACTTCTGTACCCTGTCGGCGGGATATGCTGCTTATCCGGAGGACGGGGGCAATTATCTGGAGCTCTTTAAGAGGGCCAACTACTCCCTGGAATACTCCAAAATCATGGGAAAGAACCGGATGACCGTGTTTTCCAGGAATATTCTGGCCGACAGGGAGCGGCGGCTGGAGCTGATGGAGCTTTTGCGTGAGAGCGTGGAGCGCGGATTTGCGGGGTTCTCCATCCATTACCAGCCCCAGGCAGACACTTTGTCGGGCAGGCTCTGCGGAGCGGAGGCCCTGGCCAGATGGCACTGCGGCAAGTATGGGGATGTCTCTCCCGGAGAGTTCATACCTTTGATGGAGCAGAGCGGTTTAATCGTACCTTTTGGACAGTGGATACTGAGCCATGGCATGGCCCAATGCCTGGAGTGGCGCCGGTCAAGGCCGGATTTCCAGATTAGTGTGAATCTGTCCTATATCCAGCTTTCCCAGGGGGACTTTATCTCCTTCCTCAGGACGGCTCTGGAGGAAAACAGCCTGGATCCATCCAGGCTCATCATGGAACTGACCGAGACATATCTGGCAAAGGCAGAGGAGGACACCCTCCGCCTGATCGCACAGATGAAGGAGCTTGGGGTAAAAATTGCCATGGATGATTTCGGAGTGGGATATTCGTCTCTGTTTTCATTGAAAAGCATCCCCGTGGATGTGGTGAAGATAGACAGAAGATTTGTGAAGGGGATTACCTCAGAGCCCTTTAATGCCACCTTTATCCGATCCATCACCGACCTGTGCCATGATGTGGGCAGGAAGGTATGCCTGGAGGGAGTGGAGACAAAAGAGGAATATGAGGCTGTAAGGGAACTGGGAATGGAATATATACAAGGATATTATTTTGGGCGCCCTATGAGCGCCCGGCAGTTTGAGGACAGGCTAAAGGAATAAGCGGACACAGCGCTTGTCCATCTCAATCAGTCCCTCCTCCTTCATGCGTTTCAGTTCCCTTGTCATGGCGCTGCGGTCAATGGAAAGGTAATCGGCCAGGTCCACCATGGTAAAGGGGAGACTGAAGGAGGAGGCTTTGGCCTGGGCGGCCAGCTGCATGAAGTAGCATATGAGCTTCTCGCGGATGGTGCGCTGAGACAGGACCTCCACCCTGCGGCTTAAGTTTAAGGCCCGCTCCGAAATCAGGTCCAGCAGATTCTGGGTCAGCTGGTGGTGGTGGGCGCAGGACTTGGTGCAGGGAGAGCCGATGGTGGCATAGTGGATGAAGAGAATGTCACAGGGGCTGTCGCAGACAACGCTGATACCGGCATGTTCGCTGCCCTTGTAGGACAGCAGATGGCCGAAGATGTCCTGGGGGCCCAGGCGCTCCAGGATGGTTCTGGCTCCGTTGTATTCATAGCGGACAACGGAGGCAGTGCCTTTGCCTATAATGCCGATTTCATGAAAGCCCTCATCGTAATCGCATATGGTCTCGCCTGCCTTAAACTGTTTTGTCCTTCCGTCCAGGCAGGAGAGCAGTTTTTTATACTCGTCAATGGAAATGTCTTTAAATAGGTTTTTCTGAAAATATTCTGTCATGTTTCTTTTACCCTGCTATCTTTTATGGTATGATATTTATTATCATAATACTTTTTTGTTGCAATTGCAACACTAAAAAGAACTGTCTTTTGGCAGTTACCATACAGTGCGGTGTGACACATAGAACAGGAGCCGCACTGTATAAGATCTGATGAAGGAGACTGGATATGGCCTATGATATATGAATATGAAAACAGGGGAACGGCCTGGGAGCCGGACCCGGAGCAGGCAGCTGCCATGGAGCGGCGCCAGAGGAAGCAGTTCTCACATGTGGGGCTGGCGGCAGCGGCCTTTATGCTGATTACCCTGGCTGCCCAGATGACGGTCATGGTCCTGGTGGGGCTGCTTAATTCCCTGCTGGGCGATTTCATTGATTTTTACGGATTTACGGGGCGTATGCTTATGTCGTCCCTGCCCATGTACCTGGTGGCCTTTCCGGCGGCGGCAGGACTGCTCCAGCTTGTGCCGAAGTGCGGTTCGCCCCAGAAGGAGCAGTGGGGATTCTGGAAATTTGCGTCCTTTTTTGTCATTGCAGTGGGAATCGGGCTG is a window of Enterocloster clostridioformis DNA encoding:
- a CDS encoding beta-glucoside-specific PTS transporter subunit IIABC → MAKNYANIAKEVLRLVGGDKNVSHFEHCSTRLRFSIVDPGKVDQAGLKKVPGVMGVVGSGNQCQVVIGNDVIEVYDEVLKLGTFTGGTPAPVAQGKRDIGATVLDLMVGIFQPLVPAIAGGGILKAFLSLFALVGIMDSKGVLYQVLINVADAPLYFLPVLVAVTMSSKINCNRLIAVATVGALVLPKTAALLASDPAPTLFGLTLQNVNYAYQVFPAILAVTALYFVEKYVTKITPKPIRVFFVPMVCFIIVFPLTLLVLGPIGLTIGKGLTTVMLTLYKYVGWLAVGLVAAVLPLLISIGAHKAFIPYVVASLGDPSLGYEILYNGASLAHNISESGASLAVALKTKDPELRSTAFSCGVSALFGVTEPAIYSITIQRKKVLYGVMVGSFISGSFIGLMAVKAFVAMGPGLAGMAMFVDPENTMNIVWAFAGFGIALVSSFIATLFLYKDEAKAEAAPAGQLSGELSAQSSEPEDDTVKPGSLVSPLQGTVVRLEDVKDEVFSTGVLGQGAAVRPAKGELYAPVNGTVTMIPDSKHSISLVDACGAEILMHIGMDTVQLGGKHFEPQVKVGDRVRKGQLLIKFDMDAIRAAGYDLTTPVVVTNSDELEVTTLAQGDIEAGTELLKWE
- a CDS encoding LacI family DNA-binding transcriptional regulator, which encodes MIAQWCGVSTATVSRVLNSDPKVAETTRQMVLSALEESGYRPPSPSAAGIKKVGVVVDTQINDYYRALLIQLHDTLAELGIQTISASLGYRKEALPDILRTIYDCNVCGVILVTCGYLAVRNILDPRLPHVWIDCTDPPEQTAGICQVQSDQRVSGVLAAQELYRKGSRKPILLGSNLISHRMRERFESFRGEYRRHGIELGEDRIIRTPRVREVLDESKQAIRYLISTDYEFDGVFAISDWRALGAYLALAELGIRVPEEVRIIGYDGVSVASRTILNITSIQQNIGEIARNACDLLLRQMERKPVEYKRIIVPTSILAGQTL
- a CDS encoding MarR family winged helix-turn-helix transcriptional regulator; protein product: MDKKMKKSYNDVEAVDILHQVSNFYISTKVPHDYGTGEAYTSVEVHTLKHIADHHGITVTELARDYGKTKGAVSQILKKVESKGLIYREVDSENDNRFHLFLTEKGKELNEAHRKYDEIGFGESMDIVREHFSEDEINTTFSVLEAWLDIRRKVQDNRNARKKAKKR
- the dcuC gene encoding C4-dicarboxylate transporter DcuC, whose translation is MNNAIAVMITLLYIVIVATLVIKKYNSVFVFLVSGMVILLIFAIIGGNSIMDDKTTGNAVIDVFAYAANAFKSNASGVGLTLMMVTGYAVYMSHIGASTKLAYLATKPLSKIKNPYIVLSMLFVIGTLLKMVITSHAGLAMLLMAIAFPILTSLGISKLSAATVMIMCGFVDWGPNDSSAIFAAENVVGMPMMDYFLTYQGKTASILIIICAVFLPIYLRHMDKKDVSDGISVSKADMPHDVSCPAYYAILPIVPLVLITVFSFIPSINLDVVTANLLGLFFVFILELVRRRDRKEVTSDFSVVMKAMGNSFANVVSILIGAAVFAEAIKMLGGITIISNTLAAVKSAPIITMALMSMITFFAGMLLGSGNASWYAFGPLVPDVTAQMGVSTATIALPMQLSSGIGRCMSPVAGVVIAISGMAELDIMDIVKRCSIPAVVMYICNLVVSYSVV
- a CDS encoding MalY/PatB family protein codes for the protein MSKTIYDFDKGVERRGTDAKKYDPSLCPEDVLPFWIADTDFPSPVEVTEALMERVKMNHYGYPYIDSDFEKSIARWYKVRHNTVLNPEYIDFSPCVIPAMIWFTEEFSSIGDKILLQTPVYPPFHDLVKNNGRQLIYNEMDLVEGRYEINFGDLERKLADPKVKILFICNPQNPTGRCFTKEELVRMGELCIRNNVMIGVDEIHADIIFDGHKFVPFCGISEEFANHSVTFINPAKTFNVAGFRTAAWFTHNKEIYRRMMNQQTYKKGMGRNIFGNVALMACYNHGDDYADQCVAYLNETKNQAVTYINENIPKIQAINPEATFMIWMDCRGLGFKTQKELKDFMFKDARVLLNDGTTFGEKEGTGFMRFNFAAPRAVVMEGLKRIKEAADRL
- a CDS encoding DUF1893 domain-containing protein, whose amino-acid sequence is MRDDLFQKVLAKTALAILTDDSDNIIWETDKSPVSGMYRAYFKNKFSESKDMILYASQAGIAMGIMAGQIPIRECHAVKVSEGGLRLLKEEGVKSAYEEIIPLIKSSKDDNIICPIEQFLYEHEERQEQWRFLEARFKGRN